In Bacillus pumilus, the sequence CCGCCAGCATGGATTCTTCTTTCTTTTTTGATCCTTTCACATCCTCTTGTAATTGAATCAGTCTTTCGTATAAATCAGCTTTTTGTTCTTTCGTTAAGCCCACGGTCAATCACTCCTTTCTCATTACCTTCCCGCTACAAGGTAAATAAAAACATCAAAAAAGCTACCGCCTCTTTGGCAGCAGCTTTTTCCTTTTAAAGCGTGCGAAGTGCTTCTTCTATTGGTTTGTCCCCTTTAATTAAGTCAAAGGACTTATTTTTCACATTGGATTCTGTTAAGCTTTCCACAAGAACAATGGCTACATCTTCTCTTGAGATCTCAATGGTTTGATCATCTGGGATATGCACGGCAGCTTCGATTTTTCCTGTCTTTTCCTCATGCAGCAAGGCACCTGGACGGACAATGGTATAGGAAAGGCCAGACTGTTTTAAATGTTTATCTGCTTTTCTTTTCGCTTCATAATAAATTTCCATACTTCCTTGCCCTTTTCCTTGGTTAGGGTTATCGGCATTATAGGAACTCAGCATAACAAAATGCTGAATGTTTTCTTTTTTGGCTGTATCAACGAGGCGTTTGGCACCTTCTTGATCCACCGCAATGGTCTTATCTGCACCTGTTTTTGAGCCTGAACCAGCTGCAAAGATGACAGCTTCTGCTTGTTTCACAGCAGATGTAACATCCTTTTCAAGATCACCGATGACAGGTGTTGCACCAAGTTCTTTTAGTGCATCCGCTTGTTTTTCATCTCGAATGAGAGCAAGCGGCTCATGTCCTTTTTCTTTTAAATAACGAATGACGAGTCTGCCTGTATGTCCATTTGCTCCAGCAACTAATACTTTCATTGTTCATTCTCCTTTCTGTATCTGTTTCATCTTTATCCTTTTTTGCTATCATTCAAACACCTAAACAAAAAAAGCCCTTCCCAGCAAATATGGGTAAGGGCTCAGACAATGTGCGATCTATTAAAATAAGAACAAAGAATGAGAAAAGTGCATGTGATCTATGTAATCGCAACGTTGATCAGCAAAGATGTTTTGTTAAAATGGCTTGCACATCACTCAAATCTGTGTCTTTAGAAAAATCGAGTTCAAATACTTTTGAGCTTGTGACGAGCAGTATACCTGTGTCCTGATCAAACACGCCAGCTTCTTGAATGGCAAAACTTTCAATTGATCGATACGGCAAGGAGACCCTGACTTTCTTCTTAGAAAATACGCGGTTATCGCCAAAGATCAGTCGTTTATTGGTGAAACAAATTTGGTCGTGACGCAGTCTGTAAACAGCCTCAATTCTTTCCCCTTCAATCAATAAGGATTCGAATTTTTTATGATCATTTTGTTTACTGACAGAAAAAATACCCACGTAAACCCCCTCTTCCTGCATCAAATTCCTTTATGACAAAACGGCCACACGGCTCTGTGGGTACGTTTTATTCTCATTTATAGAATACGCTATAAATGGTCGTTATTCCATTACGAATAGATTAAATTTCATTTAACTTTTTCTTTTTGATCCGATGCTCTTTCCTCTACTTATTTAGACTGTTAAAGCAGGAAAAAAGTTTCAGTTCTTTTCTAGAAAAAAATGCTTCATCATCCCATAAAAAAACA encodes:
- a CDS encoding PH domain-containing protein, translating into MGIFSVSKQNDHKKFESLLIEGERIEAVYRLRHDQICFTNKRLIFGDNRVFSKKKVRVSLPYRSIESFAIQEAGVFDQDTGILLVTSSKVFELDFSKDTDLSDVQAILTKHLC
- a CDS encoding SDR family oxidoreductase; translated protein: MKVLVAGANGHTGRLVIRYLKEKGHEPLALIRDEKQADALKELGATPVIGDLEKDVTSAVKQAEAVIFAAGSGSKTGADKTIAVDQEGAKRLVDTAKKENIQHFVMLSSYNADNPNQGKGQGSMEIYYEAKRKADKHLKQSGLSYTIVRPGALLHEEKTGKIEAAVHIPDDQTIEISREDVAIVLVESLTESNVKNKSFDLIKGDKPIEEALRTL